One part of the Arthrobacter sp. EM1 genome encodes these proteins:
- a CDS encoding diacylglycerol kinase family protein, with protein MPENDSEPERTTPPRRAAVVINPAKSGGPELQREILRLCETQGWAEPLWLETSIEDPGTGQARQALEAGVDVVIAAGGDGTVRCVAEVLAGTKTPMGLVPLGTGNLLARNLGVDISDPVAACRGVLTGSERTIDVVKATLDHSDEQQLFLVMAGLGYDAAIMADTVDVLKDRMGWVAYVEAGIRKLPGKPVKAKISVDGGKTVQRRIRSVMIGNCGRIMGGVEIFPDAKFDDGVLDLLVLAPRGRFGWLGVVAGIFGRNKRETESVEYFQGKAAEITLEREQEFQLDGDHLGAGTHLAVAIDRGALTIRMAG; from the coding sequence ATGCCAGAGAACGATTCCGAGCCTGAACGCACTACACCACCCCGGCGCGCCGCCGTCGTTATCAACCCCGCCAAATCCGGTGGACCGGAGCTCCAGCGCGAGATCTTGCGGCTTTGCGAAACACAAGGCTGGGCTGAACCGCTGTGGCTCGAAACCAGCATCGAGGACCCGGGCACCGGCCAGGCCCGCCAGGCACTGGAGGCCGGGGTCGACGTTGTAATCGCGGCCGGCGGCGACGGGACCGTGCGCTGCGTCGCGGAGGTGCTCGCAGGCACCAAAACGCCCATGGGTCTGGTGCCGCTGGGGACCGGGAACCTCCTGGCCCGCAACCTCGGCGTGGACATCAGCGATCCGGTTGCAGCCTGCCGGGGCGTCCTCACCGGCAGCGAACGGACCATCGATGTCGTCAAGGCAACACTCGACCACTCCGATGAGCAGCAGTTGTTCCTGGTCATGGCCGGTCTCGGCTACGATGCGGCAATTATGGCCGACACCGTGGACGTGCTGAAGGACCGGATGGGCTGGGTGGCCTACGTGGAAGCGGGCATCCGTAAGCTTCCGGGCAAACCGGTTAAGGCGAAGATCAGCGTCGACGGCGGGAAAACCGTCCAACGCAGGATCCGCAGCGTTATGATCGGCAATTGCGGCCGGATCATGGGCGGAGTCGAGATTTTTCCCGATGCCAAGTTCGACGACGGTGTGCTGGACCTGTTGGTCCTGGCGCCCCGCGGCCGGTTTGGCTGGCTGGGCGTTGTCGCCGGGATCTTCGGCCGGAACAAGCGCGAGACCGAGTCAGTCGAGTACTTCCAGGGCAAGGCCGCCGAGATCACCTTGGAGCGCGAGCAGGAGTTCCAGCTGGACGGTGACCATCTCGGTGCCGGAACGCATTTGGCTGTGGCCATCGATCGAGGTGCTTTGACGATCCGGATGGCCGGCTGA
- a CDS encoding EamA family transporter, producing the protein MASGLGVALFSSAVFGLSGSFAKALLETGWSPGAAVTARLTGAALILAVPAVPALRGRWHQLRDNWLTVLLFGLIGVAACQLFYFNAVARLSVGVALLLEYLAPVIIVLWLWAASRKRPRPLTVGGTLLSLAGLVLVLDLTGAVKIDIVGVLWGIAAAVCLAIYFFITAKENDTLPPIVLASGGLMVGAVTMWLAAATGLLPMAFSTADTRLGPWVAPWWVALSGLVVLATVLAYVSGIVAARALGSKVASFVSLTEVLFAVIWAWLLLGELPGPIQLLGGLLIVGGVILVRLDELRAPSRAGEAGSPAPLDHANDVEPVP; encoded by the coding sequence ATGGCATCCGGGCTGGGTGTGGCCCTGTTTTCCTCGGCGGTGTTCGGCCTCTCCGGCTCCTTTGCCAAGGCGTTGCTGGAGACCGGCTGGAGCCCCGGGGCAGCAGTCACGGCCCGCCTCACCGGGGCCGCGCTCATCCTGGCCGTTCCCGCAGTCCCGGCACTGCGCGGGCGCTGGCACCAGCTGAGGGACAACTGGCTTACCGTCCTGCTTTTCGGGCTTATTGGGGTCGCGGCCTGCCAGTTGTTCTATTTCAACGCAGTGGCACGGCTTTCGGTCGGGGTTGCCCTCCTGCTGGAGTACCTGGCCCCCGTGATTATCGTGCTGTGGCTCTGGGCCGCCAGCCGCAAACGGCCCCGCCCGCTGACAGTCGGTGGAACGCTGCTGTCCCTCGCCGGGCTGGTCCTGGTCCTGGACCTCACCGGAGCCGTCAAGATCGACATCGTCGGAGTCCTGTGGGGGATAGCAGCGGCCGTTTGCCTCGCGATCTATTTTTTCATCACGGCCAAGGAAAACGACACCCTGCCGCCGATCGTACTGGCCTCGGGCGGGCTTATGGTGGGCGCAGTGACGATGTGGCTTGCTGCGGCAACCGGCCTGCTGCCGATGGCGTTCAGCACTGCCGATACCCGGCTGGGCCCTTGGGTGGCGCCTTGGTGGGTGGCTCTGAGCGGGCTTGTGGTCCTGGCCACGGTGCTTGCGTATGTCTCCGGCATTGTGGCGGCACGCGCCCTCGGCTCCAAAGTGGCGTCCTTTGTGTCGCTGACCGAAGTGCTCTTTGCCGTCATCTGGGCGTGGCTTTTGCTCGGCGAGCTGCCCGGCCCCATCCAGCTCCTCGGCGGGCTGCTGATTGTCGGCGGCGTGATCCTGGTCCGGCTGGATGAACTCCGGGCGCCGTCCCGCGCCGGCGAAGCCGGGTCGCCGGCACCGCTGGACCACGCGAACGACGTCGAACCGGTGCCGTAG
- a CDS encoding ATP-dependent DNA ligase, producing the protein MQLPLMPPIAPMLAKAVRALPEGPVMFEPKWDGFRSLIFRDGAEVEIGSRNAKPLTRYFPELVEALKMNLPRRCVIDGEIIMVGASGDRLDFDLLQQRIHPAASRVRLLAEATPASFVAFDLLALDDEDLTDRPFAERRAALERVLAGSAPPIHLTAATRDRGTAKEWFHRFEGAGLDGIVAKPLDGKYLPDKRSMFKVKHERTADCVLAGYRVHTSGPDRVGSLLLGLYDAAGRLANVGVVGAFPMQRRKDLYGELQPLVAGGEGHPWARTHQDEGTRTPRNAEGSRWSGGKDLSFTPLRPDRVLEVKYDHMEGQRFRHTTQFVRWRPDREPRSCTYDQLEVPAGFDLAAVLGNGKAPS; encoded by the coding sequence ATGCAACTGCCGCTGATGCCGCCGATCGCGCCGATGCTGGCAAAGGCCGTGCGGGCCCTGCCGGAGGGCCCGGTGATGTTCGAACCGAAGTGGGACGGTTTCAGGTCCCTCATCTTCCGTGACGGGGCCGAGGTGGAGATCGGCAGCCGCAACGCTAAGCCCCTAACGCGTTACTTCCCGGAGCTGGTTGAGGCGCTGAAAATGAATCTTCCGCGGCGCTGTGTGATTGACGGGGAGATCATTATGGTCGGCGCCTCGGGCGACCGGCTCGACTTTGATCTGCTGCAGCAGCGGATCCATCCTGCCGCAAGCAGGGTGCGGCTACTGGCCGAAGCTACACCGGCGAGTTTTGTCGCGTTTGACCTGCTTGCCCTCGACGACGAGGACCTGACCGACCGTCCGTTCGCCGAGCGGCGTGCCGCCTTGGAGCGTGTGCTCGCCGGCAGTGCCCCGCCAATCCACCTCACCGCCGCGACCCGGGACCGGGGAACAGCAAAGGAATGGTTTCACCGGTTCGAGGGAGCCGGTCTCGACGGGATCGTGGCCAAACCCCTCGACGGGAAGTATCTGCCGGACAAACGCTCGATGTTCAAGGTCAAGCACGAACGCACCGCGGACTGCGTTCTCGCCGGGTACCGGGTGCACACTTCCGGGCCGGACCGCGTCGGGTCGCTCCTGCTGGGACTTTATGACGCTGCCGGCAGACTCGCCAACGTCGGAGTTGTGGGGGCTTTCCCGATGCAGCGGCGCAAGGACCTCTACGGTGAACTCCAGCCGCTGGTGGCCGGCGGTGAGGGCCACCCTTGGGCCCGGACCCACCAGGATGAAGGGACCCGGACACCCCGCAACGCCGAGGGCAGCCGGTGGAGCGGTGGCAAGGACCTCTCGTTTACCCCGCTTCGGCCGGACCGGGTGTTGGAGGTGAAATACGACCACATGGAGGGTCAAAGGTTCCGCCACACAACGCAGTTTGTCCGCTGGCGCCCGGACCGGGAGCCGCGCTCCTGCACCTATGACCAGCTCGAGGTGCCGGCGGGCTTCGATCTGGCCGCGGTCCTGGGGAACGGAAAGGCGCCATCCTGA
- a CDS encoding universal stress protein, with product MSAERQIAQPPLVVGVLPGQSPGVLQTAAALAAGLGTELICAHVDEESYLVEWDPTRSAHRLSLHPDTDNAEIRAVARELRSMINAACDPLGIPWTLRTLAGDPARALGRLAAEVGAPMIIVGTPEPGLGHRVSAALNGSVAAWLSHHQDHPILVVPVRPAVHHQTKHDS from the coding sequence ATGTCCGCCGAGCGCCAGATTGCCCAGCCCCCGCTTGTTGTCGGCGTGCTCCCGGGGCAGAGCCCCGGGGTGCTCCAGACCGCAGCCGCACTGGCGGCTGGCCTCGGTACCGAGCTGATCTGCGCCCACGTGGATGAAGAAAGCTATCTGGTGGAGTGGGACCCGACGCGGTCCGCGCACCGGCTCTCGCTGCACCCGGACACGGACAACGCCGAGATCAGGGCAGTGGCCCGGGAACTGCGGAGCATGATCAACGCCGCCTGCGACCCGTTGGGTATTCCGTGGACCCTGCGGACGCTGGCGGGGGACCCGGCCCGGGCGCTTGGCAGGCTTGCGGCTGAGGTCGGCGCCCCCATGATTATCGTGGGTACGCCGGAACCCGGGCTGGGGCACCGCGTCTCCGCGGCCCTCAACGGTTCGGTGGCCGCTTGGCTCAGCCACCACCAGGACCATCCGATCCTGGTGGTTCCGGTCCGGCCCGCAGTCCATCACCAGACAAAACATGACTCGTGA
- a CDS encoding DUF2277 domain-containing protein, protein MCRNIRTLHNFEPQATDAEVEAAALQYVRKISGSTKPSKVNEEAFNRAVHEIAHATEHLLAALVTQAPAKDRGEEAAKAKARAAVRFGAA, encoded by the coding sequence ATGTGCCGAAACATCCGCACCCTCCACAATTTTGAACCCCAGGCCACTGACGCGGAGGTGGAAGCCGCCGCGCTGCAGTATGTGCGCAAGATCAGTGGGAGCACCAAGCCGTCGAAGGTCAATGAAGAGGCTTTCAACCGGGCTGTCCACGAGATTGCACATGCTACCGAGCACCTGCTGGCCGCCCTGGTCACCCAGGCTCCAGCCAAGGACCGCGGCGAGGAAGCTGCCAAAGCGAAGGCCAGGGCCGCAGTCCGCTTCGGCGCGGCCTGA
- a CDS encoding heavy metal translocating P-type ATPase, translating to MSTEQLFGQPGNRVIELDIEGMTCASCVGRVERKLGKLDGVTASVNLPLESAQVTVPAAITDAQITATVAAAGYKATVRPPRFTVETPAGGATRGDHLPAHPAAKLRPRLVTAAVLTIPVFLISMFPVFQFANWGWAAGALALPVVTWAAWPFHRAAAINARHLASTMDTLVSIGVTAAYVFSAWQLFADPQMTGHAGGESMAMGSGGLYFEVASVVTTFLLLGRYLEANAKEKAGDALKALLNLGAKDATVFRDGREQQIPADQLGVGDLIVVRPGEKIASDGVVVEGNSAVDASLVTGESVPVEVGPGTPVTGATINTSGRLLVRTTRVGAETTLAQMGRLVAQAQTGKAPIARLADRISAVFVPVVLLIAALTFGAWLLAAGPAISDAELRAAFTAAVAVLVIACPCALGLATPVGLLTGTGRGAQLGILIKGPQVLEDTRTVDTILLDKTGTVTSGHLAVDGSEAFGAFSTNEVLRLAGSVEAASEHPIARAIAAAALSAERRTNDAGTLPAVTGFRSAPGGGVEGKVAGKVVTAGRTGWLAENRISPTATQLQAFSAAEHSGATAIWLAVDGQPAGIISLRDTLKPGSAPAIRRLRELGLRPILLTGDNAAVAAQVAADVGIAPEDVFAGVLPAGKVQAVRKLQDAGAIVAMAGDGVNDAAALAQADLGIAMGSGTDVAIEAADLTVMGNDLGQVAQAIELSRRTLATIKTNLFWAFFYNAIGIPVAALGLLNPMIAGAAMAASSVLVVANSLRLRGFGK from the coding sequence GTGAGTACAGAGCAGTTATTCGGCCAGCCCGGAAACCGGGTGATCGAGCTCGACATCGAGGGCATGACCTGTGCCTCCTGTGTCGGCCGTGTTGAACGCAAGCTCGGCAAACTTGACGGCGTGACAGCCAGCGTCAACCTGCCGTTGGAGTCGGCACAGGTCACAGTGCCGGCGGCCATCACGGACGCCCAAATCACCGCCACCGTAGCGGCAGCAGGGTACAAGGCGACAGTCCGGCCTCCCCGGTTCACCGTCGAAACGCCGGCTGGTGGCGCCACCCGCGGCGACCACCTACCGGCCCACCCGGCAGCCAAGCTCCGCCCGCGCCTGGTGACCGCTGCCGTCCTCACCATCCCGGTCTTCCTGATTTCGATGTTCCCCGTTTTCCAGTTCGCCAACTGGGGCTGGGCAGCAGGGGCCCTGGCCCTGCCGGTGGTTACCTGGGCCGCCTGGCCGTTCCACCGCGCCGCTGCCATTAATGCCCGGCACCTGGCCTCCACGATGGACACTCTTGTCTCCATCGGGGTGACGGCCGCTTACGTCTTCTCGGCCTGGCAGCTATTCGCAGACCCGCAGATGACCGGGCACGCGGGCGGGGAAAGCATGGCGATGGGTTCGGGCGGACTCTACTTCGAGGTTGCCTCGGTGGTCACCACATTCCTGCTGTTGGGCCGCTACCTGGAGGCCAACGCCAAGGAAAAGGCCGGCGACGCGCTCAAGGCCCTGCTGAATCTGGGAGCCAAGGATGCCACAGTCTTCCGGGACGGCCGGGAACAGCAGATCCCGGCCGATCAGCTTGGGGTAGGGGATCTCATTGTTGTCCGCCCCGGCGAGAAAATCGCGAGCGACGGCGTCGTCGTCGAAGGGAACTCCGCGGTGGACGCCTCGCTGGTAACCGGCGAATCGGTACCGGTGGAAGTCGGCCCTGGCACTCCGGTCACGGGCGCCACCATCAACACCTCCGGCCGGCTGCTGGTCCGCACCACCCGCGTCGGAGCCGAAACGACTTTGGCCCAGATGGGCCGTCTGGTCGCCCAGGCGCAGACCGGCAAGGCGCCGATCGCCCGCCTTGCCGACCGGATCAGCGCGGTGTTCGTGCCGGTGGTCCTCCTCATCGCTGCCCTCACTTTCGGCGCCTGGCTGCTCGCGGCCGGCCCGGCCATCAGCGACGCCGAACTGCGCGCGGCTTTCACGGCCGCCGTCGCTGTACTTGTCATCGCCTGCCCCTGCGCCCTTGGCCTCGCCACCCCTGTAGGTCTGCTCACCGGAACCGGCCGCGGCGCGCAGCTGGGGATCCTGATCAAGGGACCACAAGTCCTTGAGGACACCCGGACCGTTGACACCATCCTGCTGGATAAAACCGGTACCGTGACCAGCGGCCACCTGGCTGTCGACGGCAGCGAGGCCTTCGGAGCCTTCAGCACAAACGAGGTCCTGCGCCTGGCCGGTTCGGTCGAAGCCGCATCTGAGCACCCGATCGCGCGTGCCATCGCTGCGGCCGCGCTCTCCGCCGAACGCCGCACCAACGACGCCGGGACCCTTCCTGCCGTCACCGGGTTCCGGTCGGCCCCGGGCGGCGGGGTCGAGGGAAAGGTTGCAGGAAAGGTCGTAACGGCTGGCCGGACGGGCTGGCTTGCCGAAAACCGCATCTCCCCGACCGCCACACAGCTTCAGGCATTCAGCGCCGCCGAACATTCCGGGGCCACAGCCATCTGGCTCGCCGTGGATGGGCAGCCGGCAGGCATCATCAGCCTGCGGGACACGCTCAAGCCGGGCTCAGCCCCCGCAATCCGCCGGCTCCGTGAGCTCGGCCTCCGGCCGATCCTCCTGACCGGGGACAATGCGGCCGTCGCCGCCCAGGTGGCCGCCGACGTCGGCATCGCTCCCGAAGACGTTTTCGCCGGGGTGCTGCCGGCGGGCAAGGTCCAGGCCGTCAGGAAGCTGCAGGACGCCGGCGCCATTGTCGCCATGGCTGGCGACGGCGTGAACGACGCCGCGGCACTGGCCCAGGCAGACCTCGGCATCGCTATGGGTTCAGGCACTGACGTCGCGATCGAGGCCGCAGACCTGACGGTCATGGGCAACGACCTGGGGCAGGTGGCCCAGGCCATCGAATTGTCCCGCCGGACCCTCGCGACGATCAAGACAAACCTCTTCTGGGCGTTCTTCTACAATGCCATCGGGATCCCGGTAGCAGCCCTGGGCCTGCTTAACCCGATGATTGCCGGCGCTGCCATGGCGGCCAGTTCCGTCCTGGTTGTGGCCAACTCTTTGCGGCTCCGCGGCTTCGGCAAGTAA
- a CDS encoding metalloregulator ArsR/SmtB family transcription factor gives MTTLQIVKPAAAEISGTSSGMPFLAADQAQGKAQFFKALADPNRLRLLSIIKASDGGEACVCDLTAPLELGQPTVSHHLRILVDAGLLHREKRGTWAYYSIVPGALERPAVVLEDL, from the coding sequence ATGACGACGCTGCAGATTGTTAAGCCCGCGGCCGCGGAAATATCCGGCACCTCGTCCGGGATGCCATTTTTGGCTGCGGATCAGGCGCAGGGCAAGGCCCAATTCTTCAAGGCCCTTGCCGACCCGAACCGGCTGCGGCTGTTGTCCATCATCAAGGCGTCCGACGGCGGCGAGGCTTGCGTCTGCGACCTTACTGCACCCCTTGAGCTCGGCCAGCCGACGGTTTCCCATCACCTTAGGATCCTCGTGGACGCAGGCCTGCTGCACCGCGAAAAGCGTGGCACCTGGGCCTACTACTCGATCGTCCCGGGCGCACTCGAACGGCCCGCCGTCGTGCTCGAGGACCTGTAG
- a CDS encoding cation transporter, translating to MSTVSTIVNVSGMTCAHCVSSVSEELESLAGVEKVDVDLNAGGVSTVTITSGGALSAAEISEAVAESGYLVVANET from the coding sequence ATGAGCACCGTATCCACCATCGTCAACGTGTCCGGGATGACGTGCGCGCACTGCGTGTCATCGGTCAGCGAGGAACTGGAGTCCCTGGCGGGTGTCGAGAAGGTCGACGTCGACCTCAACGCCGGGGGCGTCTCCACGGTCACCATCACTTCCGGCGGGGCCTTGTCCGCCGCCGAGATCAGCGAGGCCGTTGCGGAATCGGGCTACCTGGTGGTGGCCAACGAGACCTGA
- a CDS encoding MoaD/ThiS family protein, whose translation MAGISVVLPSVLHPLAGGQSFLTAPVAAEVTVAALLDLVADEYPALARRLRDETGTVRRHVNIYVNGNEIRRLQGLGTRVSPGEELLIIQSVAGG comes from the coding sequence GTGGCCGGGATCAGCGTGGTGTTGCCGAGTGTGCTCCATCCCCTTGCCGGCGGGCAGTCCTTCCTGACTGCACCCGTAGCCGCGGAGGTGACGGTGGCGGCTTTGCTTGACCTGGTCGCCGACGAATACCCGGCCCTGGCAAGGCGGCTCCGGGACGAAACCGGGACGGTCCGGCGTCACGTGAATATATACGTCAACGGGAATGAAATCCGGCGGCTGCAAGGCCTGGGCACCAGGGTGTCACCGGGTGAGGAGCTCCTGATCATCCAGTCCGTCGCGGGCGGCTAG
- a CDS encoding exo-alpha-sialidase, with product MATEESYVLAIGTKKGLWLATSPDRKDWSLSGPHFLMSEVPSIGIDSRDGRTRILAGVRSEHWGPTVFHSDDLGETWSEPEQGAIRFPAGTDAALERIWQIYPDAESRPGVVWAGCEPISVWKSIDGGEHFELNRGLWDHPHRSEWGAGYGGAAAHSIVVDRTGEKVHVAMSTGGVYRSLDGGSSWEPRNQGISAYFMPDPNPEFGQCVHKIAADASVEGRLYAQNHHGVYRSDDNAESWTSIADGLPADFGFVMLTHPRRAGTAWVIPLKADGERIPPEGKLAVHRTVDAGASWERLDDGLPEAEFNAVLRDAACVDAAEPAGVYFGTRGGSVYASADEGAHFTELASHLPDVLCVRAAAVSPALVSGTATPGIPANA from the coding sequence ATGGCTACCGAAGAGAGTTATGTCCTGGCGATCGGCACCAAAAAAGGTCTCTGGCTCGCTACCAGCCCCGACCGCAAGGACTGGTCCCTTTCCGGCCCGCATTTCCTGATGAGCGAAGTCCCCAGTATCGGCATCGACAGCAGGGATGGCCGGACCCGGATCCTGGCCGGCGTCCGCTCGGAGCATTGGGGTCCCACGGTCTTCCACTCCGATGACCTGGGCGAGACCTGGAGCGAGCCCGAGCAGGGTGCCATCCGCTTTCCGGCGGGCACGGATGCTGCGCTCGAACGCATCTGGCAGATCTACCCCGATGCCGAGTCCCGCCCCGGCGTCGTCTGGGCCGGCTGTGAGCCGATCTCGGTCTGGAAATCGATCGATGGCGGTGAACACTTCGAACTTAACCGCGGGCTCTGGGACCACCCGCACCGCAGTGAATGGGGTGCCGGCTACGGTGGCGCTGCGGCGCACTCCATCGTTGTGGACCGCACCGGTGAGAAGGTTCACGTCGCGATGAGCACCGGCGGCGTCTACCGCTCGCTCGACGGCGGGAGCTCCTGGGAGCCGCGCAACCAGGGAATTTCGGCCTACTTTATGCCCGATCCCAACCCGGAGTTCGGTCAGTGTGTGCACAAGATTGCCGCCGACGCCTCGGTCGAAGGCCGGCTCTATGCCCAGAACCACCACGGTGTTTACCGCAGCGACGACAATGCCGAGAGCTGGACCTCGATCGCTGACGGTCTGCCCGCGGACTTCGGATTCGTGATGCTCACGCATCCGCGGCGGGCCGGGACCGCCTGGGTCATCCCGCTCAAGGCCGACGGCGAACGAATCCCGCCCGAGGGTAAGTTGGCGGTCCACCGCACAGTCGACGCCGGCGCGAGCTGGGAGCGCCTGGACGACGGGCTCCCAGAGGCTGAGTTCAACGCCGTGCTGCGGGACGCAGCCTGCGTCGACGCTGCGGAACCTGCCGGGGTGTACTTCGGTACGCGAGGCGGCAGCGTTTACGCCAGCGCCGACGAAGGCGCCCACTTCACCGAGCTGGCTTCGCACCTGCCCGACGTGCTGTGCGTGCGGGCCGCAGCTGTAAGCCCGGCGCTGGTGTCCGGCACGGCCACGCCCGGCATCCCGGCGAATGCCTGA
- a CDS encoding metal-sensitive transcriptional regulator has translation MDEHEIAVASGADTEPPQQHGYSANKDAYLRRLKRIEGQVRGIARMVEEDKYCIDILTQVAAATKALHAVSLGLVEEHIGHCVVGAAAEPDPSLRAAAIDFKVKEATDAIGRLLR, from the coding sequence ATGGACGAGCACGAAATCGCTGTCGCATCAGGCGCGGACACCGAACCTCCCCAACAGCACGGCTATTCCGCGAACAAAGACGCTTACCTGCGGCGGCTGAAGCGGATTGAAGGCCAGGTTCGTGGCATCGCGAGGATGGTCGAGGAAGACAAGTACTGCATCGACATCCTCACCCAGGTCGCCGCCGCCACCAAGGCCCTGCACGCCGTCAGCCTGGGGCTGGTGGAGGAACATATCGGGCACTGCGTCGTCGGCGCCGCCGCAGAACCGGACCCCTCGCTGCGGGCCGCAGCGATTGATTTTAAGGTCAAAGAAGCCACTGACGCTATCGGCCGCCTGTTGCGGTAG
- a CDS encoding CGNR zinc finger domain-containing protein, with translation MLFAPDTEVALRSVVSLVNSAANGAEHLSTVPDLDRFLEAEGFTGSRTRDEAELAGVHRLRGELAALWFADESAAVDTVNRLLREARALPQLVRHGDWDWHLHATTPDAPLAHRMSTEAAMALVDVIRNKEMDRMLVCAAEDCNAVVLDLSRNRSKRYCDTGNCANRAHVAAYRARKAAS, from the coding sequence ATGCTTTTTGCCCCTGACACTGAGGTGGCATTGCGGTCGGTTGTCAGCCTGGTCAATTCCGCGGCCAACGGTGCGGAGCACCTTTCCACAGTGCCGGACCTGGATCGGTTTCTGGAGGCGGAGGGGTTCACCGGCTCGCGGACCCGGGACGAGGCCGAACTTGCCGGAGTGCACCGCCTCCGCGGCGAACTCGCGGCCTTGTGGTTCGCTGACGAATCCGCTGCGGTGGACACCGTTAACAGGCTGCTGCGGGAGGCGCGGGCACTGCCCCAACTCGTCCGGCATGGTGATTGGGACTGGCACCTGCACGCCACCACCCCGGACGCGCCACTGGCGCACAGGATGAGCACGGAGGCCGCCATGGCCCTGGTTGACGTCATCCGGAACAAAGAAATGGACCGGATGCTGGTCTGCGCCGCCGAGGACTGCAACGCCGTGGTGCTGGACCTGAGCCGAAACCGGTCGAAGCGCTATTGCGACACCGGGAACTGCGCCAACCGCGCCCACGTGGCGGCGTACCGGGCCCGCAAGGCAGCCTCCTAG